A single Cupriavidus sp. EM10 DNA region contains:
- a CDS encoding TrbG/VirB9 family P-type conjugative transfer protein produces MAGLGIGDLSDAMNPANPFNGGVDPIALPGDSRLVVFTYSRDQIFRVLSAPLKITTIEFPDDEQIVGDPAWGENVRWDYDTDGANHLYVKPQAAGLVNTLSVNTNKRSYEFTLVSSPLGGIFYQKVRFKVPTSISAKVKARNDARGEAPDEAKGAEAEGSRNPDAVGVSPDQLNFEYAISGSASFKPETAFDDGKALWLRLPNAALQNWPVAFIKDGSDFVVVNAIRRGGYLVVQRLADTVVLRSGDDEVKIERGRRRILGLF; encoded by the coding sequence ATGGCCGGACTGGGAATCGGCGACCTCAGCGACGCTATGAATCCGGCCAATCCGTTCAATGGCGGCGTTGATCCGATCGCATTGCCGGGTGACTCTCGGCTTGTGGTCTTCACCTACAGCCGAGATCAGATCTTCCGCGTGCTCAGCGCACCGCTGAAGATCACAACCATCGAATTTCCAGACGACGAACAGATCGTTGGCGATCCCGCCTGGGGCGAAAACGTGCGATGGGACTACGACACGGACGGTGCCAATCATCTTTACGTGAAGCCGCAGGCGGCGGGGCTGGTCAACACGCTGTCGGTCAATACGAACAAGCGGAGCTATGAGTTCACGCTCGTATCGTCTCCGCTCGGCGGCATTTTTTACCAAAAGGTCCGGTTCAAGGTTCCGACGTCGATCTCCGCCAAGGTGAAGGCGCGCAACGACGCGCGTGGTGAAGCGCCGGACGAAGCCAAGGGTGCAGAAGCCGAAGGATCGCGCAATCCGGATGCGGTTGGCGTTTCTCCCGATCAACTGAATTTCGAGTATGCGATTTCGGGGAGCGCCAGTTTCAAGCCGGAAACTGCCTTTGACGATGGCAAGGCGCTCTGGTTGCGCCTGCCCAACGCAGCGCTGCAGAACTGGCCGGTCGCTTTCATCAAGGACGGCAGCGATTTCGTGGTGGTCAATGCCATCCGCCGTGGCGGGTACCTCGTGGTGCAGCGACTGGCTGATACCGTCGTGCTGCGCTCGGGCGACGATGAAGTGAAGATCGAGCGCGGCCGCCGCCGCATCCTGGGGCTGTTCTGA
- a CDS encoding DUF4400 domain-containing protein yields MKASFAGSDAPTAFSDGGASTFGRGWMQHFWLTIYRALYRSAVAHHWLLGATVLILAIFNDGSVSRKIHAASAGFANPVSFHVAAHGLMLCFGIGASALLLPISLLANWWTYVVCLVGLLCWRLAASFHVGK; encoded by the coding sequence GTGAAAGCATCCTTCGCCGGTTCCGATGCCCCAACTGCTTTCTCGGACGGGGGCGCGTCAACGTTCGGCCGCGGCTGGATGCAGCACTTCTGGCTGACCATCTATCGGGCGCTATACCGTTCCGCGGTTGCCCACCACTGGCTCTTGGGCGCGACAGTGTTGATTCTGGCGATTTTCAATGACGGATCGGTATCGCGAAAGATCCACGCTGCAAGCGCGGGATTCGCCAATCCCGTGTCATTCCATGTCGCAGCCCACGGCCTGATGCTTTGCTTCGGGATTGGAGCCTCCGCTTTGCTTCTCCCGATTTCCCTGCTCGCCAATTGGTGGACCTATGTGGTGTGCCTGGTGGGCCTGCTTTGCTGGCGCCTCGCGGCGTCGTTCCATGTCGGCAAATAG
- a CDS encoding conjugal transfer protein → MRKHHVSIGLSMPRLIAGAVRSLAIANGTIVALLIYVTYRSGWQIPLAVFVYGLCSHALLAWLTSRDPWWNQILNVYNQYGDLYESLPWHGKSHAVFRRPYGFDSDLPC, encoded by the coding sequence ATGCGCAAGCACCACGTAAGCATCGGCCTGTCCATGCCGCGCCTGATCGCTGGCGCAGTACGAAGTCTGGCTATCGCCAATGGGACGATTGTCGCGCTCCTGATCTACGTCACATATCGGAGCGGCTGGCAAATCCCGCTGGCAGTTTTCGTCTATGGCCTGTGCAGCCACGCACTGCTGGCGTGGCTGACGAGTCGTGATCCGTGGTGGAACCAGATCCTGAACGTCTACAACCAGTACGGAGACCTGTACGAGTCGCTGCCATGGCACGGCAAGTCTCACGCGGTGTTCCGCCGCCCCTATGGCTTTGACAGCGACCTGCCATGCTGA
- a CDS encoding TrbC/VirB2 family protein, giving the protein MTLTFNHRVRATARKYAPSALLMVGMMAVATSAVAADDAFLNNLGNFICGIATFINTKYLFVVGLIVIVLGAYAYANAESSLSKFISGACVGVGLAAAAPSILKSLGLIASCVGF; this is encoded by the coding sequence ATGACCCTAACCTTCAACCACCGCGTGCGCGCCACCGCACGCAAGTACGCGCCCTCGGCCCTGCTGATGGTCGGCATGATGGCTGTCGCCACGTCGGCGGTTGCCGCTGACGACGCATTCCTGAATAACCTCGGCAACTTCATCTGTGGCATCGCGACGTTCATCAACACGAAGTATCTCTTCGTGGTGGGCCTGATCGTGATCGTCCTGGGCGCCTACGCGTACGCGAACGCGGAGTCGTCCCTCTCCAAATTTATCTCCGGCGCCTGCGTCGGCGTGGGTCTAGCGGCCGCTGCCCCTTCCATCCTGAAGTCGCTAGGCCTGATCGCCTCCTGTGTCGGTTTCTGA
- a CDS encoding VirB8/TrbF family protein, whose amino-acid sequence MPFFRKSADKAKPLTVAPGMYGNERPEQAIFDITTRISVDRNHWKLATFGLGVIAVAAILTREPPPSVVKVVGVSSDVTGKPITRELDAFRPDERQVQAALKDLVQRWFTVEPILTPQIESSRMASNLRSVREQMLGAAKDQFNAWVQEDEPFRQVMSSPTLTREPKFINIASLPDSTVVVEFVTTTTEDGYKPRKQRYTITFRYQTKPADKEAVLGTNPFGVYPIFLAFRNRRLNRRAYAHGSSHPLPVHPSGHCAVHGHAAFRSGQSCGRQKCASHRRRHGRTGNRRPQRRYESGQSVQWRR is encoded by the coding sequence ATGCCATTCTTTCGAAAATCCGCCGACAAAGCCAAGCCCCTGACCGTGGCGCCAGGTATGTATGGCAATGAGCGTCCGGAGCAAGCGATATTCGATATCACCACACGCATCAGCGTGGATCGCAACCATTGGAAGTTGGCAACGTTCGGGCTCGGCGTGATTGCGGTGGCTGCGATCCTGACCCGCGAGCCTCCGCCGTCTGTTGTGAAGGTGGTGGGCGTATCGTCGGACGTGACTGGCAAGCCCATCACGCGCGAACTCGACGCATTTCGTCCCGATGAGCGCCAGGTGCAGGCGGCTCTCAAGGATCTGGTGCAACGCTGGTTCACGGTCGAGCCGATCCTGACGCCGCAGATTGAATCGTCGCGTATGGCATCAAACCTGCGTTCGGTTCGTGAGCAGATGCTGGGTGCCGCCAAGGACCAGTTCAACGCTTGGGTGCAAGAGGACGAGCCGTTCCGACAGGTCATGTCGTCGCCCACGCTGACGCGAGAGCCGAAGTTCATCAACATCGCGAGCCTGCCCGATAGCACGGTCGTCGTCGAGTTTGTCACGACAACTACCGAAGACGGCTACAAGCCTCGCAAGCAGCGCTACACCATCACCTTCCGGTATCAGACCAAGCCTGCAGACAAGGAGGCTGTCCTCGGTACCAACCCGTTTGGGGTGTACCCCATCTTTTTAGCATTCAGAAATCGGCGGCTTAATCGTCGCGCATACGCCCATGGAAGCTCGCACCCCCTCCCGGTTCATCCCTCTGGCCATTGCGCTGTGCATGGCCATGCTGCTTTCCGCTCCGGACAGTCATGCGGCCGACAAAAATGCGCGTCGCACCGGCGCCGGCATGGCCGGACTGGGAATCGGCGACCTCAGCGACGCTATGAATCCGGCCAATCCGTTCAATGGCGGCGTTGA
- a CDS encoding transglycosylase SLT domain-containing protein: MTKRLATLLIAVAASLGAQAATIEAVISPNAIVVKADGQARVHMLDGKPVLYCGLDAFLGWSARLLGAQIEPGADDGPVVTLAGKATPIARLFTREGWLRPAVLNDAAQEALAERRGGWACAPKTEPFAQMGVRVDPKITAGIAMNESSYRGRPWPWTLNVSGRGMFFATREEAYAAVNRLLANDRCDFDVGLMQVNWCYHGKRFASPWEALAPATNIRVAEDILAENLQRSGSAMKAVAWYHSANPERGGPYFSRFMKHVAQFQ; encoded by the coding sequence GTGACTAAGCGGCTTGCGACGCTCCTGATTGCCGTTGCCGCATCGCTTGGCGCACAGGCTGCAACGATCGAGGCCGTCATCAGCCCCAACGCTATCGTCGTCAAGGCAGACGGGCAGGCACGCGTCCATATGCTGGATGGCAAGCCGGTCCTGTACTGCGGCCTTGACGCGTTCCTTGGCTGGTCCGCGCGGCTTCTCGGCGCGCAGATCGAGCCGGGTGCCGACGACGGACCTGTCGTGACGTTGGCTGGCAAGGCGACGCCCATTGCCCGACTGTTCACGCGAGAAGGCTGGCTGCGACCGGCCGTGCTAAACGATGCGGCGCAAGAAGCCCTGGCCGAGCGACGCGGCGGCTGGGCGTGCGCGCCGAAGACCGAGCCGTTTGCCCAGATGGGCGTTCGCGTCGATCCCAAGATCACAGCCGGCATCGCCATGAACGAGTCGTCGTATCGCGGCCGTCCGTGGCCCTGGACGCTTAACGTGTCGGGTCGCGGCATGTTCTTCGCCACGCGCGAGGAAGCGTACGCGGCCGTCAATCGTCTGCTCGCGAATGACCGTTGCGACTTCGATGTGGGCTTGATGCAGGTGAATTGGTGCTACCACGGCAAGCGTTTTGCGTCGCCGTGGGAGGCGCTTGCCCCAGCGACCAACATCCGCGTTGCCGAAGACATTCTGGCAGAGAACCTTCAGCGCAGCGGTTCGGCCATGAAGGCTGTCGCCTGGTACCACAGCGCCAATCCCGAGCGCGGTGGGCCGTACTTTTCCCGCTTCATGAAACACGTCGCCCAATTCCAATGA
- a CDS encoding CpaF family protein, translating into MESPANNHPLLQLTQLADSAVSMFFESLAPLHDVIHASDVAEVMINRHDSIWVERRGVLTKLDIVLDPIKVEGAVRSLASSVEKSAVRGTSQGIINAGHKGLRIAAVMQPTAIDGHALSIRRHRETNLTLEDYAKAGAFSLRNATTKAEEPIFLGNEEDEALMRALEQLIVRRKNVIVAGGTSSGKTTFLNALAGRVPATDRVLTIEDTMELKLTVPNLVRLLSNKDKGVTTQHLVALALRFRPDRIFVGEVRFGEAFDMLQAFNTGHDGGMASLHASSARSALSRLESMALLGIPPGSGWKLDDMRKLIADCIHYVVHMKRTGEMRHVSEIIEIKGFSNGDYDINRVF; encoded by the coding sequence ATGGAATCCCCAGCGAACAACCACCCTCTTTTGCAGCTCACGCAGCTCGCCGACAGCGCAGTCTCGATGTTCTTCGAGTCGCTGGCGCCACTGCACGATGTCATCCATGCGTCGGACGTCGCGGAAGTCATGATCAACCGCCACGACAGTATCTGGGTGGAGCGACGTGGGGTACTGACCAAGCTCGATATCGTCTTGGACCCAATTAAGGTGGAAGGCGCCGTTCGCTCCCTCGCCTCTTCCGTTGAAAAGTCCGCTGTGCGCGGAACCTCCCAGGGCATCATCAATGCCGGCCACAAAGGTCTGCGGATCGCGGCGGTCATGCAGCCGACCGCGATCGACGGCCACGCACTGAGCATTCGTCGCCACCGCGAAACGAACCTGACGCTGGAGGACTACGCCAAGGCGGGCGCGTTTTCATTGCGCAACGCGACCACGAAGGCTGAGGAGCCGATCTTCCTGGGCAACGAGGAAGACGAGGCGTTGATGCGTGCGCTCGAGCAGTTGATCGTAAGGCGCAAGAACGTCATCGTTGCGGGCGGCACGTCGTCGGGCAAGACCACTTTCCTTAACGCGCTCGCCGGCCGCGTCCCGGCCACCGACCGAGTCCTCACCATCGAGGACACGATGGAACTCAAGCTGACGGTACCGAATCTGGTGCGTCTGCTCTCGAACAAGGACAAGGGCGTCACTACGCAACACCTCGTCGCGCTCGCCTTGCGTTTCCGACCCGATCGCATCTTCGTTGGCGAAGTTCGCTTTGGCGAGGCGTTCGACATGTTGCAGGCGTTCAACACCGGCCACGACGGCGGCATGGCGTCCCTTCACGCCAGCAGCGCTCGCTCGGCCCTATCTCGCCTGGAGAGCATGGCGCTTCTTGGGATTCCCCCCGGCTCGGGATGGAAGCTCGACGACATGAGAAAGCTCATTGCCGATTGCATTCACTACGTGGTGCACATGAAGCGCACCGGTGAAATGCGTCACGTCTCGGAAATCATTGAGATCAAGGGTTTCAGCAACGGCGATTACGACATCAACCGCGTTTTTTAA
- a CDS encoding TrbI/VirB10 family protein: MRGKQNADNVTDVTDAQERTVKGKLPRNVVLALGGAAALMVGALGYYFQTVSDEQIDAKAQQARADEIKQRAGSADTGQSLDAVIRAQADKAREESEKQRKLAIATDTKAPVMTAGDLTSAAKATGAAPDAKKNAEDDLFTSSVFKSGTRKSQVAQVKQPSGMPDVTDPAQMRAIQQAVAAKAAAANAAGATPEGVAPQASSSDRQFLRDAGSLNTLRTGFDGKLPRCTLSRGFVIPANFAGGLNSDKPGEFRATVSQDVYDTVKGTCKIIPAGTTLVGMYSADIAVGQERILTAFVRMQLPNGKTVPLMGMQGADPDGTAGNTGDVNNHFLKIFGGALVIGALSLRFNDNPTTTTVGPSGLVAYGNAAGQVATQTAQTILNRNQNIRPTITTEPGQKMMVQVKHDIVLEPYRD, translated from the coding sequence ATGCGTGGCAAACAAAATGCGGACAACGTCACCGACGTGACGGACGCGCAGGAACGGACCGTCAAGGGGAAGCTCCCGCGCAATGTCGTCCTCGCACTGGGTGGTGCGGCGGCACTGATGGTTGGCGCCCTGGGCTATTACTTCCAGACCGTCTCGGACGAGCAGATCGACGCCAAGGCTCAGCAAGCGCGAGCCGATGAAATCAAGCAACGTGCCGGCAGCGCGGATACCGGGCAGAGCCTGGATGCGGTCATTCGTGCGCAGGCGGACAAGGCGCGTGAGGAATCCGAGAAACAGCGCAAACTGGCCATTGCGACGGATACCAAGGCGCCCGTCATGACCGCCGGCGATCTCACTAGCGCGGCGAAAGCCACAGGCGCTGCGCCGGATGCGAAGAAGAATGCGGAAGATGACCTCTTCACGTCCTCAGTATTCAAGAGCGGGACACGCAAGTCCCAGGTCGCACAGGTAAAGCAGCCGTCAGGCATGCCGGACGTGACGGATCCCGCGCAGATGCGTGCAATCCAGCAGGCTGTCGCGGCAAAGGCGGCCGCCGCGAATGCTGCGGGGGCGACCCCGGAGGGCGTTGCGCCGCAGGCATCCTCGTCGGATCGCCAGTTCCTGCGCGACGCGGGAAGTCTGAACACGCTGCGAACCGGGTTCGACGGCAAGCTGCCGCGCTGCACGCTGAGCCGCGGCTTCGTGATTCCCGCCAACTTCGCCGGCGGCCTCAACTCGGACAAGCCGGGTGAGTTTCGTGCAACGGTATCGCAGGACGTCTACGACACCGTCAAGGGTACGTGCAAAATTATTCCGGCCGGCACCACGTTGGTTGGGATGTATAGCGCAGACATTGCTGTGGGCCAGGAACGCATCCTGACCGCTTTCGTGCGCATGCAACTGCCAAATGGGAAAACCGTTCCCCTGATGGGCATGCAGGGTGCGGACCCGGACGGCACGGCTGGCAATACAGGCGACGTCAACAACCACTTCCTCAAGATCTTCGGCGGTGCGCTCGTGATCGGCGCCCTGTCGCTGCGTTTCAACGACAACCCGACAACTACCACGGTAGGACCCTCGGGTCTGGTGGCGTACGGCAATGCGGCCGGACAGGTAGCGACCCAGACGGCGCAGACGATTCTGAACCGCAACCAGAACATCCGCCCGACCATCACCACCGAGCCGGGGCAGAAGATGATGGTGCAGGTCAAGCACGATATCGTCCTGGAGCCGTATCGTGACTAA
- a CDS encoding ATP-dependent helicase, producing MSLAEVLEKLNPSQREVVDCRDHCVAVAVPGAGKTATIAAKAALLLSNPALTVGAVTFSKDAAIELRDRILKLAGPTAKKRLVAGTFHSLAYKQLGKNGGKLNDIVTDGVRAAIVGQILQERGIDWKVEDALASIERSKHHLDDPKPGTVDAQIFEAYQAALSRNGKIDFQDMLRMAVAGMLTGGIRPYSVHHLLVDEYQDCDSLQSRWTSLHAAAGSVVCVVGDDDQTIFGFRDALGYQGMEAFIKEFDARAIVLGKNYRSHSEILSAADKIIRNNAQRISKDLLAHRGSGGSVEFKRFDDEYKEAVAVVETLAPAIRAGKTAAVLARTNRILDPIEAVCRSHGVKYYRAAGKSILDRPEAALMGDMLELIQRAKLTGVDALLGYSGIGTLELQQLHAQEAAEGELISAPRKKDLVESGISEETAEKYRDFLKRLAEWRALYDREFHALTLDGVREWMLKYVTEDAGKRAINTCYDVLSQLNGPFVARLEYLRRRNNEPAADALVLTTMHASKGREWDSVAIVRAEETIVPDSESPESEERRLFYVAVTRARDCLFISTAKKNPTSRFVLEAGLSLTS from the coding sequence ATGTCTCTCGCAGAAGTTCTCGAAAAGCTGAATCCGTCCCAGCGGGAAGTCGTTGACTGCCGCGACCATTGCGTGGCCGTCGCTGTGCCTGGTGCAGGGAAGACAGCGACGATTGCCGCCAAAGCCGCGTTGCTTCTGAGCAACCCAGCCCTTACCGTAGGTGCGGTCACTTTTAGCAAGGATGCTGCGATTGAGCTTCGCGATCGGATTCTCAAATTGGCGGGTCCTACGGCAAAAAAGCGGCTGGTCGCAGGCACCTTTCACTCACTCGCATACAAGCAATTGGGCAAGAATGGAGGCAAGTTGAACGACATCGTCACCGACGGTGTCCGCGCAGCGATCGTTGGCCAGATCCTTCAGGAGCGCGGCATCGATTGGAAGGTGGAGGATGCGCTGGCCTCCATAGAACGTTCGAAGCATCATTTGGACGATCCGAAGCCCGGTACTGTAGACGCACAGATCTTCGAGGCATACCAAGCCGCTTTGTCACGAAACGGGAAGATCGACTTTCAGGACATGCTGCGCATGGCGGTGGCCGGCATGCTAACGGGTGGCATCCGGCCCTACTCCGTTCACCACCTGCTGGTCGACGAATATCAAGATTGCGATAGCCTGCAATCGCGGTGGACTTCATTGCATGCGGCGGCCGGCTCTGTTGTGTGTGTCGTCGGGGACGATGATCAAACCATCTTTGGCTTTCGTGACGCCCTCGGCTATCAGGGCATGGAGGCGTTCATCAAGGAGTTTGATGCTCGCGCTATCGTGCTCGGCAAGAACTATCGCTCTCATTCCGAGATTCTGAGTGCCGCTGACAAAATTATCCGTAACAACGCGCAGCGGATTTCGAAGGACCTGTTGGCACATCGGGGCTCCGGCGGCTCAGTCGAATTCAAGAGATTCGACGACGAGTACAAGGAAGCGGTTGCCGTAGTTGAAACGCTGGCGCCGGCGATTCGTGCTGGGAAGACCGCCGCGGTGCTCGCTCGGACTAATCGCATTCTTGATCCCATAGAGGCGGTGTGTAGATCCCATGGAGTGAAGTACTACCGTGCCGCCGGCAAATCGATCCTCGATCGTCCCGAGGCAGCACTGATGGGAGATATGTTGGAGCTTATACAGCGAGCAAAGTTGACTGGTGTCGATGCTCTACTTGGATACTCTGGCATCGGAACCCTTGAGCTTCAACAGCTTCACGCCCAGGAAGCCGCCGAGGGTGAGTTGATCTCTGCCCCGCGCAAAAAGGACCTGGTCGAATCGGGAATATCAGAGGAGACGGCCGAGAAGTACAGGGATTTCTTGAAACGACTCGCCGAATGGCGTGCCCTATACGATCGCGAATTCCATGCGCTGACGTTGGATGGGGTCCGCGAATGGATGCTCAAGTATGTGACTGAGGACGCCGGCAAGCGTGCCATCAACACCTGCTACGACGTCCTCAGCCAGCTCAACGGACCATTCGTGGCCCGCCTTGAGTATCTTCGACGGAGAAACAACGAACCCGCCGCCGACGCCCTCGTGCTAACCACCATGCACGCCTCAAAAGGACGGGAGTGGGACAGCGTAGCCATAGTCCGAGCCGAAGAGACAATCGTTCCCGACAGCGAAAGCCCAGAAAGCGAAGAAAGGCGCCTCTTCTACGTCGCCGTCACGCGCGCCAGGGATTGCCTGTTTATCTCAACGGCGAAGAAGAACCCGACCTCGCGCTTCGTCCTTGAGGCTGGCCTAAGCCTTACTTCCTGA
- a CDS encoding type IV secretion system protein — MQIARFIVLLLTALLLHSPPAFAQASAPEAGTDTAQQTAPNKGGKPGLFAQPGSIGESLKSWLSQFESFRTGLIGGATTLSKTLTPDADKIAFGLAVISLTLAGIRFAAASQPVAAWTEVFETLLMLGIFASLYTGYDKFGPGIYEYFQHLADKIAGTQAMSPAMTLASVGAGFIDSYIESMKAASGISDVLMIAFAGMLLLAAFVFCALAALLYTFFISLGEIAAAIGIVIGPIAVALGFSDYSRRYFSSWLDYMIGASMYSVVAAVMARLVSSALVSTLIDQKSAGTATLAGAVYAMSIALFMILVAFELPKIAGAIFGSGGGISGGGAMRVGLKAAGGIGKFLAKLK; from the coding sequence ATGCAGATCGCCCGCTTCATCGTCTTGCTTCTGACGGCCCTTCTATTGCATTCGCCGCCGGCTTTCGCACAAGCGTCCGCCCCTGAAGCGGGCACCGACACCGCACAGCAAACTGCCCCGAACAAGGGTGGCAAGCCCGGGCTATTCGCGCAGCCGGGATCGATTGGTGAATCGCTCAAGAGCTGGCTCAGCCAGTTCGAATCGTTCCGTACCGGTCTGATCGGGGGCGCCACCACATTGAGCAAGACCCTCACTCCGGACGCGGACAAGATCGCCTTCGGGCTTGCCGTCATTTCGCTGACGTTGGCTGGAATTCGTTTCGCCGCGGCGTCGCAACCTGTCGCGGCCTGGACCGAGGTCTTCGAGACGCTCCTTATGCTTGGCATCTTCGCGTCCCTCTACACCGGATATGACAAGTTCGGGCCTGGCATTTACGAATACTTCCAGCATCTCGCCGACAAAATCGCAGGCACACAAGCGATGTCACCTGCGATGACGCTCGCTTCCGTCGGCGCCGGATTCATTGATTCCTATATTGAGTCTATGAAGGCGGCAAGCGGTATCTCAGACGTCTTGATGATAGCGTTTGCTGGAATGCTGTTGCTGGCTGCGTTCGTTTTTTGCGCCCTCGCAGCTCTTCTCTACACGTTTTTCATATCCCTGGGCGAGATTGCGGCAGCCATCGGAATTGTAATTGGACCTATCGCAGTCGCCCTCGGATTCTCCGACTATAGCCGTCGCTACTTCTCTTCGTGGCTGGACTATATGATCGGCGCATCGATGTATTCGGTCGTTGCCGCTGTGATGGCTCGCCTCGTCTCGAGTGCACTGGTGTCCACGCTTATCGATCAGAAGAGCGCCGGCACAGCGACGCTGGCTGGTGCCGTGTATGCCATGAGCATTGCGCTGTTCATGATTCTTGTCGCCTTCGAGCTTCCTAAAATCGCCGGTGCGATCTTCGGCTCCGGTGGTGGCATCAGCGGCGGTGGGGCCATGCGGGTTGGCCTCAAGGCCGCCGGCGGCATCGGCAAGTTCCTTGCGAAGTTGAAATAA
- a CDS encoding conjugal transfer protein TrbJ produces the protein MKKWIANLAVAASVLGAAPAHAALPVTDWVGLVQTTISALQSIKSEVYENTNIVYQYQMMANQLLQATGLDAEAITEQFNSIKDEIGKYEVYGTTLKDLYGTVSDNADYLKKIQSMVVSSGKTKEQWFEDQRSLLTNGDKTAKALFSLGEQIFKNTQSVAKRRQKIQSQIKLSATAQAAAQTTNQMLDVLASQNSDLLQLMSVRAQADADRDQQTVAKETQSAEAMRSLAAAQDEELKNLRARVFSRKLQSN, from the coding sequence GTGAAGAAGTGGATCGCCAACCTTGCCGTCGCCGCGTCCGTGCTCGGCGCCGCCCCCGCTCACGCCGCCCTACCCGTCACCGACTGGGTGGGTCTGGTGCAAACCACGATCTCGGCGTTGCAGTCCATCAAGTCCGAGGTGTACGAGAACACCAACATCGTCTACCAGTACCAGATGATGGCGAATCAGTTGCTGCAAGCTACAGGTCTGGATGCAGAGGCCATCACCGAGCAGTTCAACAGCATCAAAGACGAGATCGGAAAGTACGAGGTGTACGGCACCACGCTCAAGGACCTCTATGGCACCGTCTCCGACAACGCCGACTATCTGAAGAAGATTCAGAGCATGGTCGTCTCGTCCGGCAAGACGAAGGAACAGTGGTTCGAAGATCAGCGCTCCCTCCTGACCAACGGCGACAAAACTGCCAAGGCGCTCTTCAGCCTGGGCGAGCAGATCTTCAAGAACACACAATCGGTCGCCAAGCGCCGCCAGAAGATCCAGTCGCAAATCAAGCTTTCGGCAACCGCGCAAGCTGCCGCGCAAACCACGAACCAGATGCTCGACGTATTGGCGAGCCAGAACTCCGATTTGCTACAGCTCATGAGTGTGCGTGCCCAGGCCGACGCCGATCGGGACCAACAGACCGTTGCCAAGGAGACCCAGAGCGCAGAAGCGATGCGATCACTGGCAGCCGCTCAAGATGAAGAGCTCAAGAACCTCCGGGCCCGCGTCTTCTCCCGCAAGCTGCAGTCCAACTGA